Genomic window (Candidatus Limnocylindria bacterium):
CTGCCGTTTCGCGACGTCGTGTTGCGGGTGCGCTCGCAGCCCCGGGTAATTCACGCTCGAGACCTTGGGGTGCTCGCTCAGCCACTCCGCGATCGCCTGGCCGTTCGCGGAATGACGCTCCATGCGCACCGCGAGCGTCTTGGCGCCGCGGAGGACGAGCCAGGCGTCGAGCGGTCCGGGCACGCCGCCGACGGCGTTCTGCAGGAACGCGAGACGAGCCCGGAGTTCAGGGTCATTGCCGATGATCGCGCCGCCGACGACGTCGGAATGCCCACCGATGTACTTCGTCGTCGAGTGAAGGACCAGGTCGGCGCCGTGGGCGAGCGGGTTCTGCAGGTACGGGCTCGCGAAGGTGTTGTCGACGGCCGCGAGCGCCTTTCCCTTGTGCGCGATCTCGGCTAGGGCGTGGATGTCCAGGACCTTGAGCATCGGGTTGGTCGGCGACTCGATCCAGACCAATCGGGTGTTCTTGCGCAGCGCCTTACGCACTCCGCCGAGATTCCGCATGTCGACTGCCGTCGTCGCGATGCCCAGCTGCTCGAAGACACGCACGAAGAGCCGATACGTACCGCCGTACACGTCGTCGCCCATGACGACGTGCTCGCCTGCCTTGAGGAGGTGCGCGATGGCATCGGTCGCGGCCATGCCCGAGCCGAACGCGAGCGCCCAGCGTCCGTCCTCGAGCGCGGCGAGACACGTCTCGAGCGCCGTCCGCGTGGGGTTGCCGGTGCGGGCGTACTCGTACCCTTTGTTCTTCCCGACCGCGACCTGCGCGAAGGTCGACGTCTGGAAGATCGGCACGGTGACCGCGCCCGTGAGCC
Coding sequences:
- a CDS encoding cystathionine gamma-synthase; its protein translation is MPTRKRKPGFDTLAIHAGQEPEGLTGAVTVPIFQTSTFAQVAVGKNKGYEYARTGNPTRTALETCLAALEDGRWALAFGSGMAATDAIAHLLKAGEHVVMGDDVYGGTYRLFVRVFEQLGIATTAVDMRNLGGVRKALRKNTRLVWIESPTNPMLKVLDIHALAEIAHKGKALAAVDNTFASPYLQNPLAHGADLVLHSTTKYIGGHSDVVGGAIIGNDPELRARLAFLQNAVGGVPGPLDAWLVLRGAKTLAVRMERHSANGQAIAEWLSEHPKVSSVNYPGLRAHPQHDVAKRQMRAFGGMLSFELKAGEAAATRMAARTKIFALAESLGGVESLIEVPLAMTHGSVRGTKLAPPAGLVRLSVGIETVHDLIEDLAEAIG